AGCACATCCACGGTCTGGGCCGACAACACGTGCGCGAAGTCGTTGACGACCCCGGTGGCCGCGGGAATCTGGAGGGTGCCGGCCTGCCACAGCGCCATGACTCCGGCGAGCAACGAGAAGACGAACACTGAAGGTGGATTCCGGGTAAGAGAAGCCGGCCAACGCTCCGTCGAGTCTAGCGGGACGCGGGGCGAGAGGCCAGCAGATGGCCCTCCTCCGCGCCTCGCCGGGCCGCATTAGCTTAGTACGACGCATCGAGCGCCCGTGTTTCTCCCGCCGAATCATCGACCCCGCACGCCATGTCTCGCACCCGTTTCGTACTGCCCCTCGCCGCGCTGATGTTCGCGGGCGCCGCGCTGACCGCCCGCCCCGTGCACGCTCAGCGGAGCGCGGCGCCGACGCCCGCCGCGCCCGATTCCATCTCGCCGCGGGCGGATGCCGGTCGCGTGGAGGGGTCGCCCACGGCCACGGTGTGGCTCGTGGAGGCCAGCGACTTCCAGTGCCCGTTCTGCAAGGAATGGCACGACAGCACGTATCCCACGATCCTCAAGGAATACATCAACACCGGGAAGATCCGGTTCGCGTTCCTGAACTACCCCCTGTCCATGCACGAGCACTCGATGCAGGCGGCGGAGGCCGGGATGTGCGCCGCCGCGCAGGGCAAGTTCTGGCCCATGCACGACGCGCTGTTCACCACGCAGCCCCAGTGGGACGGCCCGCAGGACCCGGCGGCGTTCTTCCAGACGCTCGCCGCCAGGGCCGGCGTGAACGTGGCCGCCTGGAAGCATTGCGTGGCCACGCACGCCGCCCGGCCGATCATCAACGCCGACCGCGACCGGCTGCGCAACAACGGCGTCAATTCCACGCCCACCTTCTTCATCGGCGGGCAGAAGATCGAGGGCGCCGCGCCCACCGCCAGCTTCCAGAAGGCGATCGACGACGCCCTGGCCAAGGCCGGCAAGCACTAGCCCCGAGCCGCCGCCTTCCGTGCGCGCCGCGCTTCGCCCCCTGTATGCGGCCACGGCTCAGCTGGCGCGGCTCGGCGCCGCGCTCGCTCCCGCCGGCGGGTCCAAGCTCGCCCGCACGTTCGCGGCGCGGCGAGGCATCCGGCGCCGCTACGCCCGATGGGCGGCCGCGCATCGTGACCCCGCGCGCCCGCTGCTCTGGATGCACGCGCCGTCGGTGGGCGAGGGACTCCAGGCCCGCCCGGTGCTGGCGCTGTTGCGGGCCCGGCATCCGGCCCTCCAACTGGCGTACACGCACTACTCGCCCAGCGCCGAGCGGTTCGCGGCGTCGCTCGACGTGGATTTTCGCGACTACCTCCCGTTCGACACCACGGGAGATGCGCGCGCCGCGCTCGACGCCCTGGCGCCCCGCGCGCTGGTGTTCAGCAAGCTCGATGTATGGCCGGCGTTGACTCGCGCCGCCGCCGCGCGCGGCGTGCGCCTGGGGCTCATCAGCGCCACGCTGGCCGACGGCTCGTCCCGCGGCCGCGGCCTGGCGGCGATGCTCCTTGGCGATGCCTACGCCGCCCTCGATGCGGTGGGCGCGATCGACGCCGAGGATGCGCTCCGGCTGGTGCGGCTCGGCGTGCGCGAACAGGTGGTGGAGGTCACCGGCGACACGCGGTACGACCAGGTGTGGGCGCGAGCCGAGGGCGTGGACCGCCGCGGCGGCCTGCTCGGACCGCTGGCGTCGTCGCGGCCGACCGTCGTCGCCGGCTCCACCTGGCCCACCGACGAGGCCCCGCTGCTGCATGCGTACGCGGCGTGCCGCGAGCACGCCGCCGGGCTCCGGCTGATCATCGCCCCGCACGAGCCCACGCCCGAACATCTGGCGCCCATCGAGCGATGGGCGCGGGAGGCCCGCATCCCGCTCGCGCGCCTCGGGACGAGCGATGCCGCGGCCGCCGACATCGTGCTGGTGGATCGCGTGGGCGTGCTCGGCGACCTGTACGCGCTGGCCGACGTGGCCTATGTGGGGGGGGGATTCCACAGCGCC
This sequence is a window from Gemmatimonadaceae bacterium. Protein-coding genes within it:
- a CDS encoding thioredoxin domain-containing protein, whose product is MSRTRFVLPLAALMFAGAALTARPVHAQRSAAPTPAAPDSISPRADAGRVEGSPTATVWLVEASDFQCPFCKEWHDSTYPTILKEYINTGKIRFAFLNYPLSMHEHSMQAAEAGMCAAAQGKFWPMHDALFTTQPQWDGPQDPAAFFQTLAARAGVNVAAWKHCVATHAARPIINADRDRLRNNGVNSTPTFFIGGQKIEGAAPTASFQKAIDDALAKAGKH
- a CDS encoding glycosyltransferase N-terminal domain-containing protein, which codes for MRAALRPLYAATAQLARLGAALAPAGGSKLARTFAARRGIRRRYARWAAAHRDPARPLLWMHAPSVGEGLQARPVLALLRARHPALQLAYTHYSPSAERFAASLDVDFRDYLPFDTTGDARAALDALAPRALVFSKLDVWPALTRAAAARGVRLGLISATLADGSSRGRGLAAMLLGDAYAALDAVGAIDAEDALRLVRLGVREQVVEVTGDTRYDQVWARAEGVDRRGGLLGPLASSRPTVVAGSTWPTDEAPLLHAYAACREHAAGLRLIIAPHEPTPEHLAPIERWAREARIPLARLGTSDAAAADIVLVDRVGVLGDLYALADVAYVGGGFHSAGLHSVLEPAAFGAPVLFGPRHAASRDAVILVAQGAGVSAPDRTALAAALRRWIDSPDRRADAGARARRVIESGLGAAERSARLVERLLER